One window from the genome of Pseudanabaena yagii GIHE-NHR1 encodes:
- a CDS encoding L,D-transpeptidase family protein, with the protein MSPREIDNRRSLTIFGSFALLVSLLGYEIATPQIFHNLPCVVNCEASAVNELLNKDKAISSLINLKQLDKKAISLVIEKSKYKLTVYYQKKPIKSYAIVLGANPKDDKVRQGDKRTPEGIFHVQELYYHSEWSKFILLDYPNQESWRKFSQAKARGEVKANDDIGGEIGIHGVEKGKDWLIDRKINWTWGCISLRNKDVDEIYPLLQRGTTIEILH; encoded by the coding sequence ATGTCACCACGAGAAATAGATAATCGCCGATCTCTAACAATCTTTGGCTCCTTTGCATTATTGGTGAGTCTATTGGGATATGAGATCGCAACACCTCAGATATTCCACAATTTGCCCTGTGTGGTTAATTGTGAAGCAAGTGCCGTTAATGAATTGCTCAATAAAGATAAAGCGATCTCTAGTTTGATTAATCTCAAACAACTTGATAAAAAGGCAATCTCCCTTGTGATCGAAAAATCTAAATATAAGCTCACGGTTTATTATCAAAAAAAGCCGATTAAATCCTATGCGATCGTTTTGGGAGCAAATCCTAAGGATGATAAAGTCCGCCAAGGCGATAAGCGCACTCCTGAAGGCATCTTTCATGTACAGGAACTGTACTACCATTCCGAATGGTCGAAGTTCATTTTGCTAGACTATCCCAATCAAGAATCATGGCGCAAATTCTCTCAGGCAAAAGCTAGAGGTGAAGTAAAAGCTAATGATGATATTGGAGGTGAGATAGGTATTCATGGGGTTGAGAAGGGCAAAGATTGGCTCATTGATCGCAAAATTAACTGGACTTGGGGTTGTATATCTTTAAGGAATAAAGATGTTGATGAAATTTATCCCCTATTACAACGTGGAACAACTATTGAAATTTTGCATTAG
- a CDS encoding branched-chain amino acid ABC transporter permease, whose protein sequence is MAEFFNTYGFLIVSAIFGAILGISVYLPLMAGQLSLATSGFYALGGYIAAIASTKILTTTTGTVTIWWLLLEMLLAGVVSGILAIILGIPVLRLRGIYLAIATIAFVEILRVVSLNLEITGGAIGIFGIPQPFQSPLEYLWIALPLLGLSMAFMYRLEKIRVGRALIAIREDELAADSMGINPTYYKVLAFTLAAILAGMVGAVSAHFLNTWNARQGTFDASIIFLAFVLIGGSRTFWGPVIGGIVLTALPEALRGIASTGVPVWLGQFLKDGRLIIFGILIVVGTIFYPKGIITPEFLVWCKKATQKIFVKDKPKDRQGA, encoded by the coding sequence ATGGCTGAATTTTTTAATACCTATGGTTTTTTGATTGTATCGGCAATTTTTGGGGCAATCCTAGGGATTTCCGTTTATCTACCATTAATGGCAGGTCAGTTATCGCTAGCAACATCAGGTTTTTATGCCTTGGGTGGATATATCGCCGCGATCGCCTCTACTAAGATTTTAACTACGACCACAGGAACTGTAACAATTTGGTGGCTATTACTCGAAATGTTGCTGGCTGGTGTCGTATCAGGAATATTGGCGATAATTTTGGGGATTCCTGTATTACGTTTACGGGGAATTTATCTAGCGATCGCCACTATTGCCTTTGTAGAAATTTTGCGAGTGGTATCTCTAAACTTGGAGATCACTGGTGGTGCGATCGGTATTTTTGGTATTCCTCAGCCATTTCAATCACCTTTGGAGTATTTATGGATTGCGTTGCCATTGCTAGGCTTAAGTATGGCATTTATGTATCGCCTAGAAAAAATTCGCGTTGGACGAGCCCTAATTGCCATTCGGGAAGATGAACTTGCTGCGGATTCTATGGGGATCAATCCTACTTATTACAAAGTTTTAGCCTTTACCCTTGCAGCGATTTTGGCAGGTATGGTTGGAGCCGTGAGCGCCCATTTCTTAAATACATGGAATGCTCGTCAGGGAACTTTTGATGCCAGTATTATCTTCTTAGCTTTTGTATTAATTGGTGGTTCGCGGACATTCTGGGGACCCGTGATTGGTGGCATTGTGCTGACCGCTTTGCCTGAAGCTTTACGAGGTATCGCGAGTACTGGTGTTCCTGTATGGCTAGGACAATTTCTCAAGGATGGACGTTTAATCATTTTTGGGATATTGATTGTGGTTGGTACAATTTTTTATCCTAAAGGAATCATTACACCCGAATTTTTAGTCTGGTGTAAAAAGGCTACTCAAAAAATATTTGTCAAAGATAAACCTAAAGATAGACAAGGGGCTTAA
- a CDS encoding GuaB3 family IMP dehydrogenase-related protein — MDIQIGRGKTARRAYGIDEIALVPGGRTLDPNVADTFWEVGGIRREIPIIASAMDGVVDVDAAVRLSELGALGVINLDGIQTRYDDPKPILEKIASVGVTEFVSLMQQLYAEPVKPELIQKRIREIKEKGGIACASSIPVNAFKYGLIAAEAGCDLFFLQSTVVSTTHIAAEGLVSLDLAKFCQEMPIPVLMGNCVTYDVTLELLRAGAAGVLVGIGPGAACTSRGVLGVGVPQATAVADCAAAREDFFKETGKYVPIIADGGLITGGDICKSIACGADAVMIGSPFARASEAPGRGFHWGMATPSPVLPRGTRIKVGTTGSLEQILRGPAGLDDGTHNLLGALKTSMGTLGAANIREMQQVEVVIAPSLLTEGKVYQKAQQLGMGK; from the coding sequence GTGGACATTCAAATTGGGCGCGGTAAAACTGCACGCAGAGCCTATGGCATCGACGAAATTGCACTAGTACCAGGAGGAAGAACCCTCGATCCCAACGTTGCCGATACATTCTGGGAAGTTGGGGGAATTCGTCGAGAAATTCCGATTATTGCCAGCGCTATGGATGGCGTTGTCGATGTCGATGCGGCTGTAAGACTTTCTGAGCTAGGAGCATTAGGTGTAATTAACCTTGATGGTATCCAAACCCGCTATGACGATCCCAAGCCAATCCTAGAAAAAATTGCATCCGTGGGCGTTACCGAGTTTGTCTCACTTATGCAACAGCTTTATGCTGAGCCAGTTAAACCCGAACTCATCCAAAAACGTATCCGCGAAATCAAAGAGAAGGGCGGTATTGCTTGCGCCAGCAGCATCCCTGTTAATGCCTTCAAATATGGGTTAATCGCCGCCGAAGCAGGTTGTGACTTATTTTTCTTGCAATCCACAGTAGTATCTACCACTCACATTGCGGCGGAAGGATTGGTTTCTCTCGATCTTGCCAAATTCTGCCAAGAAATGCCAATTCCAGTACTCATGGGCAACTGTGTTACCTACGATGTCACTTTAGAATTGTTGAGAGCAGGAGCCGCTGGTGTACTTGTGGGCATTGGTCCTGGTGCTGCCTGCACATCTAGAGGTGTACTTGGTGTTGGGGTTCCTCAAGCCACAGCCGTCGCTGACTGTGCTGCTGCCCGTGAAGACTTTTTCAAAGAAACTGGCAAGTATGTGCCCATCATTGCCGATGGTGGCCTGATTACGGGGGGAGATATTTGTAAATCGATCGCCTGTGGTGCTGATGCTGTGATGATTGGTTCCCCCTTCGCGAGAGCATCTGAAGCTCCCGGACGAGGCTTTCACTGGGGTATGGCAACACCTAGCCCTGTATTGCCACGTGGTACTCGCATCAAGGTGGGGACAACAGGTTCCCTAGAGCAAATTTTACGCGGGCCTGCGGGGCTTGACGACGGTACACACAACCTCTTAGGTGCACTCAAAACTAGTATGGGAACTTTAGGTGCAGCTAATATTCGTGAAATGCAACAAGTGGAAGTGGTCATTGCACCATCACTTTTGACCGAAGGAAAGGTTTACCAAAAAGCACAACAACTAGGCATGGGCAAATAG
- a CDS encoding response regulator — MAKILLVEDNEMNRDMLSRRLRRRGFEVVIAVDGATGITTAELELPDLIVMDMSLPILDGWEATKRLKQIDATSNIPIIGCSAHAMVGDRERGIEAGCDDYDTKPIEFARLLEKIERLLEKYARN; from the coding sequence ATGGCAAAAATTCTACTGGTTGAAGATAATGAAATGAATCGCGATATGTTATCGCGAAGATTGAGGCGTAGGGGATTTGAAGTTGTCATAGCAGTCGATGGAGCTACGGGCATAACCACAGCCGAGTTAGAACTCCCTGACTTAATCGTGATGGATATGAGCTTACCAATTTTAGATGGATGGGAAGCGACCAAACGCTTAAAACAAATAGATGCAACTAGCAATATTCCGATTATTGGTTGTTCGGCTCATGCGATGGTAGGCGATCGCGAAAGAGGGATTGAGGCGGGTTGTGATGATTACGACACTAAGCCAATTGAATTTGCAAGATTATTAGAAAAAATTGAGAGATTGTTGGAAAAGTATGCCAGAAATTAG
- a CDS encoding diguanylate cyclase, with the protein MPEISESSLLIVDDAQMNRELLYRHLKNLGYTNIILADSGKRGLEIVASQSIDLILLDMMMPVMNGLEMLNHLKSHQEWQIIPVIIISALDEKEMMLTCIQKGAEDYLIKPYDRVLLKARVRACLEKKMLHDREFLNKQKLEAAYKELAVAYYELEIIKNELEALSHRDGLTGIANRRYFDKVLEREWNAAKREHKFLSLILFDIDYFKKYNDTYGHLAGDDCLCQVAIAASRVIKRPRDTLARYGGEEFAVILPDTDLKGASFCAEQIRFAIENLHVIHISSQINSYVTASLGISTINPSAELTTSQQLIKEADLALYEAKREGRNRVKLWSHNS; encoded by the coding sequence ATGCCAGAAATTAGTGAATCTAGCTTACTCATTGTTGACGATGCTCAGATGAATCGAGAGCTTCTCTATCGCCATTTAAAAAATTTAGGATATACCAACATTATTTTGGCTGATAGTGGCAAAAGAGGTCTGGAAATCGTCGCATCACAATCAATTGACTTAATTTTGCTGGATATGATGATGCCAGTGATGAATGGATTAGAAATGCTAAACCATCTCAAATCTCACCAAGAATGGCAAATTATTCCTGTAATTATCATCTCAGCATTAGACGAAAAAGAGATGATGCTTACCTGCATTCAAAAGGGAGCCGAAGATTATTTAATCAAACCCTATGATCGTGTCCTTCTCAAAGCTAGAGTTAGAGCCTGCCTTGAGAAGAAAATGTTACACGATCGCGAATTTTTAAATAAGCAAAAACTTGAGGCGGCTTACAAAGAACTTGCAGTCGCATATTATGAGCTAGAAATTATCAAAAATGAATTAGAAGCGCTATCTCACCGTGATGGCTTAACAGGAATTGCTAATCGTCGCTATTTCGACAAAGTTTTAGAAAGGGAATGGAATGCAGCGAAAAGAGAACATAAATTTCTATCCCTCATCCTATTTGATATAGACTATTTTAAGAAATACAATGATACCTATGGGCATCTTGCTGGGGATGACTGTCTATGCCAAGTAGCGATCGCCGCATCGCGAGTTATTAAACGGCCAAGAGATACATTAGCAAGATATGGAGGTGAAGAATTTGCGGTAATTTTACCAGATACAGATTTGAAGGGGGCAAGCTTTTGTGCAGAACAAATTCGCTTTGCGATAGAAAATCTTCATGTTATTCATATATCTTCACAGATTAATTCCTACGTTACCGCCAGCCTAGGAATCTCAACAATTAACCCTTCTGCCGAACTGACAACTTCCCAGCAATTAATCAAAGAAGCTGACCTCGCTCTATATGAAGCTAAAAGAGAAGGGCGAAATCGCGTTAAGTTATGGTCTCACAATTCGTAA
- a CDS encoding response regulator: protein MAMQNFQILIVDDNEINRDMLARRLHRKDFNLSMAVDGRAALSMIQANRYDLILLDIMMPEIDGYAVLKYLKKDPRLRNIPVIIISALEEMDSVMQCMEIGADDYLTKPFDPEMLKSAVNRCLSSRTTPSTPPNFNKPNDAPKATSVNTSDQITGFNLPENTTRGRSTNTITIDEVVLRIMQSGIINRKSYLYFSKAIYNSLFENIGLNEQELYQINSVFAAIQSGRIRVVDSSAPSKL from the coding sequence ATGGCAATGCAAAACTTCCAAATATTAATTGTTGATGATAATGAAATAAATCGAGATATGTTGGCAAGGCGCTTACATAGAAAGGATTTTAATCTATCAATGGCAGTAGATGGTCGTGCGGCTTTATCGATGATTCAGGCAAATCGCTATGACTTGATTCTTCTAGATATCATGATGCCTGAGATCGATGGATATGCAGTACTAAAATATTTAAAAAAAGACCCAAGGTTACGAAATATTCCTGTCATCATCATTTCTGCTCTTGAAGAAATGGATAGTGTGATGCAGTGCATGGAAATCGGCGCAGATGATTATTTGACTAAGCCCTTCGATCCTGAAATGCTGAAGTCCGCAGTTAATCGGTGTTTATCCAGTAGAACAACACCATCAACACCACCTAACTTTAACAAACCTAATGATGCTCCAAAAGCGACATCTGTGAATACGAGCGATCAGATTACTGGATTTAACTTACCTGAAAATACTACCCGTGGGAGATCCACGAATACAATTACTATTGATGAGGTTGTACTGCGGATTATGCAGTCAGGAATCATTAATCGTAAAAGCTATCTATATTTTAGTAAGGCAATTTACAATAGCTTATTTGAGAATATCGGACTCAACGAGCAGGAACTTTATCAAATTAATTCAGTATTTGCCGCAATTCAGTCGGGAAGAATTAGAGTAGTTGATTCGAGCGCACCTAGCAAACTCTAA
- a CDS encoding energy-coupling factor transporter transmembrane component T family protein, producing the protein MDILRSLPIGLYLEQPITWLHRLDPRIKLFGLLTFLLTPIQANEFWRIAIAVLLILLTLASKIPMRVWKQQMGILLLLAFMTLAIATISPDGFNATVQPRRPIPEVNVSNDKPSITSPLTLKLPQPTSYNYVLWKAGSITITRRSRELGVRVCTLIFTYLYAPTLFLLVTAPEEITAAIASIFSPLKFFKIPVVEVVLTLTLALRFVPLVLEEVQNLARAMRTRSINWKRLGFKRTTQIWLILAERLIDNLFIRAEQTASAMQVRGFTSPNTHLVVWNPLRLLPRDIALLILLVGMWGVRIYYGNEF; encoded by the coding sequence GTGGATATACTGCGATCGCTTCCTATCGGACTTTACCTCGAACAGCCCATCACATGGCTACATCGGCTTGATCCACGCATTAAACTGTTTGGGTTACTAACATTTTTATTAACACCAATTCAAGCTAATGAGTTTTGGAGGATCGCGATCGCTGTTTTACTGATCCTGCTCACCCTTGCTTCCAAAATTCCCATGCGCGTATGGAAACAGCAGATGGGGATTTTGCTGTTACTGGCTTTTATGACCCTTGCGATCGCCACGATTTCCCCCGATGGATTCAATGCCACAGTGCAGCCACGCCGCCCCATTCCTGAAGTGAATGTTAGTAATGATAAACCGAGTATTACCTCGCCCTTAACCCTCAAATTACCACAACCAACTTCCTATAACTATGTACTCTGGAAAGCAGGTAGTATCACTATTACTCGCAGATCCCGTGAGTTAGGTGTGCGGGTCTGTACATTGATTTTTACCTATCTCTATGCACCAACGCTATTTCTTTTGGTTACGGCTCCCGAAGAAATTACAGCAGCGATCGCTTCTATATTTTCACCCTTAAAATTCTTCAAAATCCCTGTTGTTGAAGTAGTACTCACGCTCACCCTTGCCTTACGTTTTGTCCCCCTCGTTTTAGAAGAAGTACAGAACCTCGCTAGGGCAATGCGTACCCGTTCCATTAATTGGAAAAGATTAGGGTTTAAACGTACCACTCAAATTTGGCTAATCCTTGCGGAACGCCTGATTGACAATCTATTCATCCGTGCTGAGCAAACTGCCAGTGCTATGCAGGTACGTGGTTTTACAAGTCCCAACACTCACCTTGTCGTGTGGAATCCGCTAAGACTACTTCCCCGTGATATTGCTCTACTCATCCTTCTTGTCGGAATGTGGGGAGTCAGAATTTACTATGGCAATGAATTTTAA
- the era gene encoding GTPase Era, producing the protein MIPESGEGFKSGFVALVGRPNVGKSTLLNALIGQKIAITSPVAQTTRNRLRGILTLPTAQIVLVDTPGIHKPHHLLGQTIVKNAIGAISSVDATVLVVDGSDRMGTGDRFVAENILQSKVPAILGVNKIDMLENSTASEILASYESFATEHGWQVAKFSSVTGEGLEVLQAMMCDRLPEGPYYYPPDLVTDQPERFIMGELIREQILLLTREEVPHSVAVSIDQVDEQPKITRVMATVHVERDSQKGILIGKKGQMLKEIGTQARQQMQKLIMGSVHLEIFVKVQPKWRSSRFQLSDLGYRVE; encoded by the coding sequence ATGATTCCAGAATCGGGCGAAGGTTTTAAATCGGGCTTTGTTGCATTAGTCGGGCGACCTAATGTGGGTAAATCGACATTACTTAATGCTCTCATTGGTCAAAAAATTGCGATTACTTCGCCTGTTGCCCAAACGACTCGCAATCGTTTACGCGGAATCCTGACATTACCCACAGCGCAAATCGTACTAGTAGATACGCCCGGAATTCATAAGCCGCATCATTTGCTAGGTCAAACCATCGTCAAAAATGCCATTGGAGCGATCTCTTCCGTTGATGCTACGGTTTTAGTAGTTGATGGTAGCGATCGCATGGGAACTGGTGATCGCTTTGTTGCTGAAAACATCTTGCAGAGCAAGGTTCCTGCCATTCTTGGTGTCAATAAAATTGACATGTTAGAGAATTCTACTGCGAGTGAAATCTTGGCAAGCTATGAGAGCTTTGCCACCGAGCATGGTTGGCAAGTTGCCAAGTTTTCGTCAGTGACAGGAGAGGGATTAGAAGTATTGCAAGCCATGATGTGCGATCGCTTACCAGAAGGTCCCTACTACTATCCACCAGATTTAGTTACCGATCAGCCTGAACGGTTCATTATGGGCGAATTAATTCGTGAACAGATTCTTTTACTAACTCGCGAAGAAGTTCCCCATTCCGTTGCCGTCAGCATTGATCAAGTTGATGAACAGCCTAAAATTACTAGAGTCATGGCGACTGTCCATGTTGAACGTGATTCACAAAAGGGAATTTTGATTGGCAAGAAAGGACAAATGCTGAAGGAGATTGGTACTCAAGCCAGACAGCAAATGCAGAAATTAATTATGGGTTCTGTCCACTTAGAGATCTTTGTCAAAGTTCAGCCTAAATGGCGCTCATCGCGATTCCAACTATCGGATCTGGGATATCGTGTGGAATAA
- the rimM gene encoding ribosome maturation factor RimM (Essential for efficient processing of 16S rRNA) produces MAEDWLIIGKIVSPQGLKGEVRVLSYSDFPERFETAGKRWIAPSEKVEPQEVKMLSGRELAGKKNLFVVRLEGINDCDQAEALRNYVMMIPTSDRPYLEHNEYMIADLVGCNVYHQPTGKLLGEVISIIAAGNDLLEVRNPDNEEIELIPFVEAIVPFVDIHQKRIEVTPPRGLIDKWLNAAS; encoded by the coding sequence ATGGCAGAAGATTGGTTGATTATTGGCAAAATTGTTTCACCGCAAGGACTCAAGGGTGAGGTAAGAGTTTTATCCTATTCTGATTTTCCTGAGCGCTTTGAAACTGCTGGCAAGCGTTGGATTGCACCGTCAGAGAAAGTAGAACCCCAAGAAGTAAAAATGTTATCTGGTCGTGAATTGGCTGGTAAAAAGAATCTATTTGTGGTGCGTCTTGAAGGAATTAACGATTGCGATCAAGCTGAGGCTCTGCGTAACTATGTAATGATGATCCCCACTAGCGATCGCCCTTACTTAGAACATAACGAATACATGATCGCTGATTTGGTAGGTTGCAATGTTTACCATCAACCGACAGGTAAGCTCTTGGGTGAAGTGATTAGTATTATTGCCGCAGGTAACGATCTGCTAGAAGTTCGTAATCCTGACAATGAAGAAATCGAATTAATTCCTTTTGTCGAAGCGATCGTTCCCTTTGTAGATATCCATCAAAAAAGAATTGAAGTTACTCCTCCTCGTGGACTCATCGATAAGTGGCTAAATGCTGCCTCTTAA
- the rnc gene encoding ribonuclease III — MKELFSFHDPNLLRMALTHRSYVHENPSVGEDNERLEFLGDAILNFLSGSYLYRQHPELGEDELTRRRAALVDEKQLANFAIALELDTQILLGKGALRDGGNKSDNLLSCAFEAMIGALYLDRNCDVELVRPAVEALFTSVPPELVNTRSDLDAKNRLQEWVQSYIGHTLPRYITEKVGGTDHTPEFASKVYVGDRLYGQSLRNFSSKKEAERAAALDALEQIERML, encoded by the coding sequence ATGAAAGAACTGTTTAGTTTTCACGATCCCAATTTATTGCGAATGGCATTAACCCATCGCTCCTATGTCCATGAAAATCCGAGTGTAGGTGAGGATAACGAACGTCTAGAATTTTTGGGGGATGCTATTTTAAATTTTCTAAGTGGTTCCTACCTCTATCGTCAACATCCTGAATTAGGTGAAGATGAGTTGACCCGTCGGCGTGCGGCTCTGGTGGACGAAAAGCAATTAGCTAATTTTGCGATCGCCCTAGAATTAGACACGCAAATTTTGCTAGGCAAAGGGGCACTACGTGATGGGGGCAATAAAAGTGATAACCTTCTAAGCTGTGCCTTTGAAGCGATGATTGGCGCTTTATATCTAGATCGTAATTGTGATGTGGAGTTAGTTCGACCTGCGGTAGAGGCACTGTTTACATCAGTCCCACCTGAGTTGGTAAATACTCGTTCTGATCTGGATGCGAAGAATCGACTACAGGAATGGGTGCAGTCCTATATTGGTCACACCTTACCGCGCTATATCACCGAAAAAGTAGGTGGAACTGATCATACGCCCGAATTTGCGTCTAAAGTATATGTTGGAGATCGCTTATATGGTCAGAGTCTGCGAAATTTTTCTAGCAAAAAAGAAGCAGAACGTGCCGCCGCGCTTGACGCATTAGAACAAATAGAGAGAATGTTATGA
- a CDS encoding pentapeptide repeat-containing protein has protein sequence MNERDAVVLLDISTIPMLDHFARKRKLMERYSQGERNFEGMDLMGLDLSKVDLSNAILRNTNLVFANLWEATLCNVDLSGANLSDADLCGASLLDANLNNANITRTNFSYAALSGTSFANVSLDGANLQTSILNCTNLRSMSFVRANLQKAYLLEANLSKSDLSYANLHHAFLFRANLSRANLQHANLSEADLSEASLHGANLKGANLSEVDLREADLDRIDFSEINLRLANLSGLNLSNVNFSGSNLSKAILRGTILRGACFNAANLWNADLTNADLTNADLTNADLYGANFDGANLKYAVLDVGWKNGVKICQTTLPDGHVSMRTCQS, from the coding sequence ATGAACGAAAGAGACGCAGTCGTTCTTTTAGATATAAGCACAATTCCTATGTTGGATCACTTTGCTAGGAAACGCAAACTGATGGAACGTTATTCCCAAGGAGAAAGAAACTTTGAGGGAATGGATTTGATGGGATTAGATTTAAGCAAGGTTGACCTGAGTAATGCAATTTTACGCAATACCAATCTGGTTTTTGCAAATCTATGGGAAGCAACTCTTTGTAACGTTGATCTATCAGGTGCGAACTTATCAGATGCTGATCTATGTGGTGCTTCGCTCTTAGACGCAAACCTTAATAATGCCAATATCACACGTACTAACTTTAGTTATGCTGCCTTGAGTGGGACTAGTTTTGCTAATGTGAGCTTAGATGGCGCAAATTTACAGACCTCTATTTTAAACTGTACTAATCTGCGTAGCATGAGTTTTGTAAGAGCCAATCTGCAAAAAGCTTATCTTCTAGAAGCCAATCTTTCTAAATCAGATTTGAGTTACGCTAACTTGCATCATGCTTTTTTGTTTAGAGCCAATTTAAGTCGTGCGAATTTACAGCACGCTAATCTCAGTGAAGCAGATTTGAGTGAAGCCAGTCTCCACGGAGCAAATTTAAAAGGAGCAAATTTAAGTGAAGTAGATTTGCGTGAAGCTGATCTTGATCGCATTGACTTTAGTGAGATCAATCTGCGTCTGGCTAATTTGAGTGGATTAAACTTGAGTAATGTTAATTTCAGTGGTAGCAATTTAAGTAAAGCAATTTTACGCGGAACGATTTTACGTGGGGCTTGTTTCAATGCCGCTAATCTATGGAATGCGGATTTAACTAATGCAGATTTGACTAATGCAGATTTAACTAATGCAGATTTATATGGTGCTAACTTTGATGGTGCTAATTTAAAATATGCAGTTTTAGATGTAGGTTGGAAAAATGGTGTCAAGATTTGCCAGACGACTTTGCCAGACGGACATGTCTCAATGCGAACCTGTCAATCTTAG